The following coding sequences lie in one Candidatus Nitrospira allomarina genomic window:
- a CDS encoding MoaD/ThiS family protein, which produces MKIKLFGMLKTMIPGSKDLDVAFSEGDQVKDLVYTIQREYPQVGELLEKKKVLVSVNQEIAHWDTVLDTADEVALLPPFAGGSGE; this is translated from the coding sequence GTGAAGATTAAATTATTCGGGATGTTAAAGACCATGATTCCTGGAAGTAAGGATTTAGACGTGGCCTTTTCTGAAGGTGACCAGGTCAAGGATCTGGTTTATACCATACAGAGGGAGTATCCTCAGGTTGGTGAATTGCTCGAAAAGAAAAAAGTGCTGGTGTCGGTGAACCAGGAAATTGCTCATTGGGACACGGTGCTGGATACGGCTGATGAGGTCGCATTATTGCCTCCTTTCGCGGGAGGATCAGGCGAATAA
- a CDS encoding molybdenum cofactor biosynthesis protein MoaE produces the protein MAVELEESMLVRVQLENFSIDEELNRVRSRSRRIGGIAMFLGTARDRSKGRDVSSMSFDHYEGMAQKKLKEIREQALRDFAIIEALVLHRYGPIEIGENIVLIIVGAEHRADAFKACQWCIDELKKITPIWKMETTPEGEVWVEEHP, from the coding sequence ATGGCTGTTGAATTAGAAGAAAGTATGCTGGTTCGGGTGCAACTGGAAAATTTCTCAATTGATGAAGAATTGAATCGAGTGAGGTCCCGGTCCCGTCGAATCGGGGGTATTGCTATGTTTTTGGGTACGGCTCGTGATCGTTCCAAGGGTCGAGACGTAAGTTCCATGAGTTTTGATCATTACGAAGGGATGGCCCAGAAAAAACTCAAAGAAATCCGAGAACAGGCACTTCGTGATTTTGCCATCATTGAGGCATTGGTCCTCCATCGCTATGGTCCCATTGAAATTGGTGAAAATATTGTGCTGATCATTGTTGGCGCTGAGCATCGTGCCGATGCGTTTAAGGCTTGCCAATGGTGTATTGATGAACTCAAAAAAATAACTCCAATCTGGAAAATGGAAACGACGCCGGAAGGCGAAGTGTGGGTGGAGGAACACCCATAA
- the moaA gene encoding GTP 3',8-cyclase MoaA: protein MDGGGAVTLPDAVKDVWGRPLRSLRVSVTDRCNLRCQYCMPEENYVWLPRENLLTFEEIAFLTNVFSDRGIDRVRITGGEPLLRNNVAELIKMLRQNSRIHDIAMTTNGVLLSEQAQALFDAGLHRVTVSLDTLKPERFKALTRRDTLDRVLEGIASVGRVGFTGLKLDTVAMKGYNEDEVIPLLEYGKRVNGEVRFIEYMDVGGANDWSAEKVLSRKEILKMVGEYYGSVEPVEEVSSAPAQRFRLSDGTIFGIISSTTVPFCSTCDRSRLTADGMWYLCLYAKTGIDLRKLIRMERSQTDILSIIQSVWESRQDRGAEERKELEQVSGRGRYIDIERLRQDPHLEMHARGG from the coding sequence ATGGATGGGGGGGGAGCCGTGACTCTGCCGGATGCGGTCAAAGATGTCTGGGGACGTCCTTTACGATCCTTGCGGGTGTCCGTGACCGATCGATGCAATTTACGGTGTCAGTACTGTATGCCTGAGGAAAATTATGTGTGGCTTCCTCGGGAAAATCTGTTGACGTTTGAAGAAATCGCTTTCCTGACGAATGTGTTTTCCGATCGGGGAATTGATCGCGTGCGTATTACCGGGGGCGAGCCTCTATTACGCAATAACGTGGCGGAACTCATCAAAATGCTTCGTCAAAACTCTCGCATTCATGATATTGCGATGACCACCAATGGGGTGTTGTTGAGTGAACAGGCGCAGGCCCTTTTTGACGCCGGGCTCCATCGGGTCACGGTGAGTCTGGATACGTTGAAGCCCGAGCGGTTTAAAGCGCTGACTCGACGCGATACATTGGACAGAGTGTTGGAAGGCATTGCTTCAGTGGGACGGGTCGGGTTCACAGGGTTGAAGCTGGACACGGTCGCCATGAAGGGATACAACGAAGATGAAGTCATTCCCTTGCTTGAATACGGCAAGCGGGTCAACGGAGAAGTGCGTTTTATCGAATATATGGATGTAGGCGGAGCCAATGACTGGTCCGCGGAAAAGGTTCTTTCCCGGAAAGAGATCTTGAAGATGGTCGGGGAGTATTATGGTTCCGTCGAGCCCGTGGAGGAGGTCAGTTCGGCTCCTGCACAGCGATTCCGGTTATCAGATGGAACAATATTTGGTATTATTTCTTCCACTACTGTCCCTTTTTGTTCGACATGTGACCGGAGTCGGTTGACGGCTGACGGGATGTGGTATTTGTGTTTGTATGCCAAAACCGGCATTGACCTTCGCAAGCTCATTCGAATGGAACGATCACAAACAGATATTCTCTCCATCATCCAGTCTGTCTGGGAATCCCGACAAGATCGGGGGGCGGAAGAACGCAAAGAGCTTGAACAGGTCAGTGGCCGTGGCCGGTACATTGACATTGAGCGATTGCGCCAAGATCCGCATTTGGAAATGCATGCAAGGGGAGGCTGA
- the accD gene encoding acetyl-CoA carboxylase, carboxyltransferase subunit beta — translation MGWFKRNKNTDPEGTSIKIVEGMWVKCAVCRAIIFKREIERNLKVCPKCQYHFPLSVGERLELIVDPGSFEEWDEDLVPGDPLQFVDTLPYRKRIHKAQEKTGKKEAILTGRCQIGRKPVALGIFDFSFMGGSMGSVVGEKICRAIDHALTEHMPFLLVTTSGGARMQEGTLSLMQMAKTASTLAKLQEARMPFVVLLTDPTFGGVTASVAMLGDIILAEPKALIGFAGPRVIEQTIKEHLPEGFQRAEFLLEHGMVDHIVERKTLKPTLETLLSHCVTEVSSSSG, via the coding sequence ATGGGATGGTTTAAACGGAATAAAAACACGGATCCCGAAGGTACGTCCATTAAAATCGTGGAAGGGATGTGGGTTAAATGCGCAGTGTGTCGCGCCATAATTTTTAAACGCGAGATTGAGCGAAACTTAAAAGTCTGCCCGAAATGCCAATACCATTTCCCGCTATCGGTTGGTGAGCGATTGGAATTGATCGTCGATCCTGGTTCATTCGAGGAATGGGATGAAGATTTAGTTCCAGGAGATCCCCTACAATTTGTGGACACATTGCCGTACCGCAAGCGCATTCACAAGGCCCAAGAAAAAACGGGAAAAAAAGAAGCAATTTTGACCGGGCGATGCCAAATTGGCAGGAAACCCGTGGCGCTTGGAATTTTTGACTTTTCATTTATGGGTGGGAGCATGGGATCGGTGGTCGGCGAGAAAATTTGTCGGGCAATCGACCACGCGCTGACGGAGCATATGCCATTTTTGTTGGTCACGACTTCCGGTGGCGCACGAATGCAAGAGGGGACTTTGTCACTCATGCAAATGGCCAAAACCGCGTCAACTTTGGCCAAATTACAAGAGGCTCGAATGCCCTTTGTTGTCCTGTTAACGGATCCGACCTTTGGGGGGGTCACTGCCAGTGTCGCAATGTTAGGGGATATCATTCTAGCGGAACCGAAGGCGCTGATTGGGTTTGCCGGCCCACGGGTCATAGAACAAACGATCAAAGAACATTTGCCTGAAGGCTTTCAGCGTGCTGAGTTTTTGTTGGAACATGGCATGGTTGATCATATCGTGGAACGAAAAACTCTCAAGCCAACCCTGGAAACGTTGCTTTCGCATTGCGTCACAGAAGTCTCTTCCTCTTCGGGGTAA
- a CDS encoding bifunctional folylpolyglutamate synthase/dihydrofolate synthase — MASYPETLNYLFSLHRFGIKLGLEAITDILGRLGNPQHRYPTLHVAGTNGKGSSSAMLARILEASGYRVGLYTSPHLIDFRERIRVQGTDISEESVCALTDQMRRIANPLTTLTFFEFTTALAFLHFQHQQVDIAVVEVGMGGQFDATNVLSPMGALITGISFDHEAYLGDSLQKIAREKAGIITQKSPVVLGPMPKDILHIFETQARKWQAPCFRMGQEFSLLETSATTFTYQGPGWTLPGLQTNLPGRHQLVNATNALALLETAVDGTFPISPSAIRTGLQDVRWRGRLEIVQQNPLLLLDGAHNLAAAHVLFDFLHSQIHDGAGRKLILVVGMMRDKNLQEFLRVFIPIVDHLILTQPRIERAASVDELNQAVDHKNLVPCLLADSWEAVCRAKDISNPTDVICVTGSLFLVGEVLNRLTQPGFPT, encoded by the coding sequence GTGGCTAGCTATCCAGAAACGCTTAACTATCTTTTCTCCTTGCACCGGTTTGGTATCAAGCTCGGCCTGGAAGCCATTACCGATATTCTTGGCAGGCTGGGGAATCCTCAGCACCGATATCCCACCCTGCATGTTGCCGGTACGAACGGGAAGGGTTCTTCCTCAGCCATGCTGGCCAGGATCCTTGAAGCGAGCGGGTACCGGGTTGGTCTGTATACTTCCCCGCATTTGATTGATTTTCGAGAGCGCATACGTGTTCAGGGAACAGACATTTCGGAAGAATCAGTTTGTGCCCTGACTGACCAGATGCGGCGAATCGCCAATCCCCTCACAACCCTCACATTTTTTGAATTTACGACCGCGCTGGCTTTTCTACATTTTCAACACCAACAAGTGGACATTGCGGTGGTAGAAGTCGGGATGGGCGGACAGTTTGATGCGACCAATGTGTTGAGCCCCATGGGTGCTTTGATAACGGGGATTAGTTTTGATCATGAGGCCTATTTGGGAGACTCTCTTCAGAAGATTGCGAGGGAGAAAGCCGGCATCATTACACAAAAATCTCCGGTGGTATTGGGACCCATGCCGAAAGATATTCTTCATATTTTTGAGACCCAGGCCAGGAAGTGGCAGGCACCCTGCTTTCGGATGGGGCAGGAGTTTTCCCTTCTGGAAACCAGCGCAACGACTTTTACCTATCAAGGGCCGGGATGGACTCTTCCAGGCCTGCAGACGAATTTGCCCGGCCGGCATCAGTTGGTGAATGCGACCAATGCTCTTGCGTTATTGGAGACGGCCGTCGATGGCACATTCCCTATTTCACCGTCGGCCATCCGGACCGGTTTGCAAGACGTGAGATGGAGAGGTCGATTAGAAATTGTGCAACAAAATCCACTTCTGCTTCTGGATGGCGCGCACAATCTTGCGGCTGCTCACGTGTTATTTGACTTTCTCCACTCACAAATTCATGATGGCGCGGGACGAAAACTCATTTTGGTGGTTGGGATGATGCGCGACAAGAATCTTCAGGAATTTCTGCGTGTGTTCATTCCAATTGTAGACCACCTAATTCTCACCCAGCCACGGATAGAAAGGGCGGCGTCGGTAGATGAGCTCAATCAGGCCGTCGATCATAAAAATCTTGTGCCGTGTTTACTTGCAGATTCATGGGAGGCTGTTTGCAGGGCCAAAGACATCTCGAATCCCACAGACGTGATCTGTGTGACCGGGTCGTTATTTCTGGTTGGGGAGGTACTCAATCGGCTCACTCAGCCTGGTTTTCCAACGTGA
- a CDS encoding LPS-assembly protein LptD — MTYANLGDDRCVLSRRSHGLILGILIFITILTAGETVFGQSDASVVESEEVPAASSAEKDSAESTSQGVPVTINADRIEYDNDREEYHATGAVDITRGPIHLNADEATLQKLTGRLTARGHVHLRDVKADIWSEELELNLNTEAGVITNGNIFLKEQNSFVTGRRLQRFSETHYRIKEGSFTNCDAKNGEIPAWRFNFHDMDVEYEDSLFGKGVWFNVNDVPVIPLPTFRYPLGASRKSGFLFPTTGYNTQFGYQYRQGYFWAINPSNDLTISPQILTERGGGADLEYRYMWNRLTKGEWLIRSLYDTQQHRGRAEVRGAHAQQFNPDLSLRMRANFSSDRTVLQNFSSSGTQRALPSQESHLTILQRLDHGAFYLTGQYIQPLATGGNSTFQRLPEIGHRFMNPSVLGSPISLTAETTAVQFHRQTGFDVGRIDVMPGLSMEGLHLGHALGFRPQVKFREVGYTRGLTEKSAQHRETFWVGAELFSNVSKRFSFGDGNWIRHSLQPNVIYEYVPQTKQSELVQIDAVDDLIQKSLVTYSLKNRLSQIGGGKSNAWLDLFFAQSYHVANPPPLASRFSDIWTRGHFHSPVDSSAFISAFNLRVDAFYDPNRKYFSQMNTDVLIQSRQTWYMTVGQRYTKEGTRVRRGDIWNPVSFNEVLAPDEEILYLTTGGGVRLPYGVTVGTKWYHDLRTGQTAEWDVVGLYQNPCRCFSLGLTYTRLPDRSQFEFLISLTGLWGTQGHGTQLMKLILGPIMAGERGIPWDYR; from the coding sequence GTGACGTATGCGAACCTGGGAGATGACCGGTGTGTTCTCTCGCGCCGGTCTCATGGATTGATACTTGGTATATTGATCTTCATCACGATACTGACCGCGGGAGAAACCGTGTTCGGGCAATCGGACGCCTCCGTTGTTGAATCCGAGGAAGTCCCTGCAGCATCCTCAGCTGAGAAGGACTCTGCTGAATCAACCTCACAGGGAGTTCCCGTCACGATAAATGCCGACCGAATTGAATATGATAATGATCGGGAAGAGTATCATGCTACCGGGGCTGTGGATATCACACGTGGACCCATTCATCTCAATGCGGATGAAGCCACCCTCCAAAAGCTCACGGGGCGTCTCACAGCGCGTGGTCATGTGCATTTACGAGATGTGAAGGCCGATATCTGGTCGGAAGAGCTTGAGCTCAATCTCAATACCGAAGCGGGAGTGATCACGAATGGCAATATTTTTCTCAAGGAGCAGAATTCCTTTGTGACGGGGCGACGGCTTCAGCGTTTTTCTGAGACCCATTATCGGATCAAGGAGGGTTCCTTTACCAATTGTGATGCGAAGAATGGCGAGATTCCAGCCTGGCGATTTAACTTTCATGATATGGATGTGGAATATGAGGACAGTTTGTTTGGGAAGGGCGTATGGTTCAATGTGAACGATGTGCCGGTCATCCCCCTTCCCACCTTCCGATATCCGCTGGGCGCTTCTCGAAAAAGCGGATTCTTATTTCCTACGACCGGGTATAATACGCAATTCGGTTACCAGTATCGGCAGGGGTATTTTTGGGCCATCAATCCCAGCAATGATTTAACCATTTCCCCCCAAATCTTAACGGAGCGTGGAGGAGGTGCGGATCTGGAATATCGCTATATGTGGAATCGGCTCACAAAGGGAGAATGGTTGATACGCTCGCTCTATGATACCCAGCAACATCGTGGGCGAGCCGAAGTTCGAGGAGCTCATGCTCAGCAATTCAACCCTGATTTGTCGTTACGAATGCGCGCCAATTTTTCAAGTGATCGAACGGTCTTGCAAAATTTTAGCAGCTCCGGGACTCAACGGGCTTTACCCAGCCAAGAGTCCCATCTCACTATTTTGCAACGGCTTGATCATGGAGCGTTCTATCTTACCGGCCAATATATTCAGCCGTTAGCCACCGGCGGGAATTCGACCTTTCAGCGGTTACCCGAAATCGGACATCGCTTCATGAATCCCAGTGTCCTGGGCAGTCCCATATCGCTGACTGCGGAAACGACTGCGGTGCAATTTCACAGGCAGACAGGATTCGATGTCGGTCGGATCGATGTGATGCCGGGACTGTCAATGGAAGGGCTCCATCTGGGGCATGCATTGGGATTCCGTCCCCAGGTGAAGTTTCGTGAAGTAGGCTATACGCGGGGGCTCACGGAGAAATCAGCCCAACATCGTGAAACCTTTTGGGTTGGGGCTGAATTGTTCTCGAATGTCTCGAAACGGTTTTCCTTCGGCGATGGGAATTGGATCCGTCATTCTCTACAACCGAATGTGATTTATGAGTATGTGCCGCAGACGAAACAATCGGAATTAGTTCAAATCGATGCCGTGGATGATTTAATCCAAAAGAGTTTGGTGACCTATTCCTTGAAAAATCGTCTAAGCCAAATTGGTGGCGGAAAATCCAATGCCTGGTTGGATCTGTTCTTTGCCCAAAGTTATCATGTGGCCAATCCCCCACCCCTCGCCTCCCGGTTTTCGGATATCTGGACACGGGGGCATTTTCATTCACCGGTCGATTCCTCAGCCTTCATCTCGGCCTTTAATCTGAGGGTCGATGCCTTTTACGATCCGAATAGGAAATATTTTTCTCAGATGAACACCGATGTGCTCATCCAAAGCCGGCAGACATGGTATATGACCGTTGGTCAGCGGTACACCAAAGAAGGAACGAGAGTCCGCCGGGGAGATATTTGGAATCCCGTGTCGTTTAATGAAGTGTTGGCTCCGGATGAGGAAATCCTCTATCTCACGACTGGAGGTGGAGTGCGTTTGCCCTATGGTGTGACCGTAGGCACCAAGTGGTATCACGACTTACGAACGGGACAGACGGCGGAATGGGATGTGGTCGGACTCTACCAGAATCCCTGTCGCTGTTTTTCCCTCGGGCTCACGTATACCCGACTTCCTGACCGCTCACAATTTGAATTTCTCATCAGCTTGACCGGGTTGTGGGGGACCCAAGGGCATGGGACGCAATTAATGAAACTGATCTTGGGCCCCATCATGGCAGGAGAGCGTGGAATTCCTTGGGACTATCGCTAA
- a CDS encoding sigma-54-dependent transcriptional regulator produces MDAFDSAGSAIAKQVARILLVEDEIDVRESIRLQLEDEGHQVVDTESGADALVLAESSQFDIVLTDVMIPDINGIELVQRITQLPNHPVMIVMTGYGSVEMAVKAIKAGAFDFLSKPFSMDVLSATLASALRVKCLQDENVELKKTVKGQFSLGKLISSSQVMQEVFQLIDCVADTDSTVLILGESGTGKELIAQTIHCHSMRRQGSLIPVNCGAIPEALLESELFGHEKGAFTGAVASRVGRFELATGGTIFLDEIGDLSPPLQVKLLRVLQERTFERVGGTRTYKSDARVIAATNQDLETLVAAKQFREDLFYRLNVVPVLVPPLRHRVEDIPLLLQHFITMFNDRRKAELTGVADEAMSLLCEYPWPGNVRELGNIVERIAILKRRGMIVPEDLPEKIRRLPSSHLPTMPAAIPVAGMDLSRTVEEFENRLILEALERTNWVKSKAARLLQINRTTLIEKLKKKSLAEVVAQRATPSEDLADV; encoded by the coding sequence ATGGATGCGTTCGATTCTGCTGGATCAGCTATCGCGAAGCAGGTTGCCAGGATCCTGCTGGTTGAAGATGAAATCGATGTGCGGGAGTCTATCAGGTTGCAGCTTGAGGATGAGGGACATCAGGTTGTGGACACGGAATCCGGCGCCGACGCCTTGGTTCTGGCCGAGTCTTCCCAGTTCGATATTGTCTTGACCGACGTGATGATTCCTGACATCAACGGAATTGAGTTGGTCCAGCGCATTACGCAACTTCCAAATCATCCGGTCATGATCGTCATGACGGGATATGGGTCGGTAGAGATGGCGGTAAAAGCAATTAAAGCCGGGGCCTTTGATTTTCTCTCAAAACCCTTTTCCATGGATGTGCTGAGTGCCACGCTTGCCAGTGCCTTACGCGTCAAGTGTCTTCAGGACGAGAATGTCGAATTGAAAAAAACCGTCAAAGGCCAATTTAGTTTAGGAAAACTCATTAGCTCCAGTCAGGTGATGCAAGAAGTGTTTCAGCTGATCGACTGCGTGGCGGATACCGATAGCACCGTGCTGATTTTAGGAGAAAGTGGCACCGGCAAAGAATTAATTGCTCAGACCATTCATTGTCATAGTATGCGGCGCCAGGGAAGCCTGATTCCTGTTAATTGCGGAGCGATTCCCGAGGCATTATTAGAAAGTGAATTGTTCGGTCATGAGAAAGGGGCGTTTACCGGAGCGGTCGCATCTCGAGTCGGACGATTTGAGTTGGCGACGGGAGGCACAATTTTCCTTGATGAAATCGGAGATCTGAGTCCCCCGCTCCAAGTCAAACTCCTTCGGGTCCTACAAGAGCGAACGTTTGAACGAGTAGGGGGTACTCGAACATATAAATCGGATGCTCGGGTTATTGCCGCCACGAACCAAGACCTTGAAACGCTGGTGGCTGCGAAACAATTTCGCGAGGATTTGTTTTACCGGTTAAACGTGGTGCCGGTTCTGGTTCCTCCTCTCCGGCATCGGGTCGAAGATATCCCGCTCTTGCTCCAGCATTTCATCACGATGTTCAATGATCGCCGGAAAGCGGAACTTACCGGAGTGGCCGATGAGGCGATGAGTCTTTTATGTGAATATCCCTGGCCGGGAAATGTTCGTGAACTCGGAAACATCGTCGAGCGGATTGCCATTTTGAAACGGCGGGGGATGATCGTCCCCGAAGATTTGCCGGAAAAAATCCGGCGATTACCCTCCTCTCATCTCCCCACCATGCCGGCGGCAATTCCCGTGGCCGGGATGGACCTCTCCAGAACGGTTGAGGAGTTTGAAAACCGGTTGATTCTTGAAGCGCTCGAGCGAACGAATTGGGTCAAAAGTAAAGCGGCTCGTCTTCTGCAAATCAATCGCACCACCCTCATTGAAAAGCTAAAAAAGAAATCACTGGCCGAAGTGGTTGCACAACGCGCGACCCCATCGGAAGATCTGGCCGACGTGTAA
- a CDS encoding tetratricopeptide repeat protein: MRKCTWIALLCVFWPSAVLGGPCSDFSWYVSRDMVMPEIIRQGRDALRAGQLLEAREMFATYLKEQEHGQFAEGTRWVLASLPDPLDEPGREKFQRIERLQAMKMSDPESVYVPWAVCAMGNVYWEAGWFSEASGIFEDFLRSYPDHPLAGGVMVEAGLGYLGNKQYLEAALILRRVVEEPKWSGHRLKAALGLADATAMAKAWKQAYYWYRVVEAEKPELIRRSGNSSYQYGLTELAVGNPALAISRFLLAVNLHPHEEPSGMALNQISEKLRKDGHEYLALYFADQARQRFPDQEPGRRGQAALTRWVVAFVTQEHAKEDWVKVYHRFDDLEIYLSLSWDYVLETAGKLSHALERDVADEGLLWMGQAYQALGEYADAVQTYTRLILVTSSDERRQAGQGRLARLLQHQIRSFYDSKAWVPLLKFHTDYQDAFQLVPLERERLFIVAQAYQQVNLPAEAWHWYDQLLKEYPDSPLREDIRLQQVVVAQEQGNTSWVREAGASYLREFPNGQGRGRVETILALEALTDKRYEEAIQAFSAALQHVDGEMEQRYVLRNRAGAYRALGRMESMVQDLRRVVSIQPTQVSDVLRLGDAMFDHGDYVEAQHQYDQVLAYEAPPALHTWAKYRLAASLEYMGKPDEAAALLAEIRQLQTRSPELEHTIRSAATAVLDEMSSKEIPPTRIPDAPIQS, encoded by the coding sequence GTGAGGAAATGTACTTGGATTGCCCTGTTGTGTGTTTTCTGGCCCAGCGCAGTTTTGGGAGGCCCGTGTTCTGATTTTTCCTGGTACGTTTCCCGCGACATGGTTATGCCGGAAATTATTCGACAGGGACGGGATGCATTACGCGCCGGACAACTCCTGGAAGCCAGAGAGATGTTTGCCACCTATCTAAAAGAGCAGGAGCATGGGCAGTTTGCAGAAGGGACCCGTTGGGTCCTGGCCTCTCTTCCTGATCCGTTGGATGAACCGGGTAGAGAAAAATTTCAACGCATCGAGCGTCTGCAAGCGATGAAAATGAGTGATCCGGAGAGTGTGTATGTCCCATGGGCCGTGTGTGCCATGGGTAATGTGTATTGGGAGGCTGGATGGTTTTCAGAAGCCAGCGGAATATTCGAAGATTTTCTCCGGTCCTATCCCGATCATCCGTTAGCGGGAGGAGTCATGGTTGAGGCCGGGCTAGGGTATCTGGGCAATAAGCAATATTTGGAAGCAGCACTGATTCTCAGACGAGTGGTAGAAGAACCCAAGTGGAGTGGCCATCGCCTGAAGGCTGCATTAGGGTTGGCGGATGCCACGGCCATGGCGAAGGCGTGGAAGCAAGCCTACTACTGGTACCGGGTAGTTGAAGCCGAAAAGCCTGAACTCATTCGCCGGTCTGGGAATTCATCGTATCAGTATGGATTAACGGAACTTGCAGTTGGAAATCCCGCCCTGGCGATATCCAGATTTTTGTTGGCGGTGAATCTTCATCCCCACGAGGAACCATCCGGGATGGCCTTGAACCAAATATCAGAAAAATTACGGAAAGACGGGCATGAATATCTGGCCTTGTATTTTGCCGATCAAGCCCGACAACGTTTTCCCGACCAGGAACCCGGTCGACGTGGCCAGGCCGCGCTGACCAGATGGGTCGTGGCGTTTGTCACGCAGGAGCACGCCAAGGAGGACTGGGTCAAGGTATATCATCGGTTTGATGATTTGGAAATCTATCTCTCGCTCTCATGGGATTATGTTTTAGAAACGGCCGGAAAGCTTAGTCATGCTCTAGAAAGGGATGTGGCTGATGAGGGCCTGCTGTGGATGGGGCAAGCCTATCAGGCGCTAGGGGAATACGCCGATGCGGTTCAAACCTATACCCGCCTCATTCTCGTAACCTCGTCCGATGAGAGGCGTCAGGCAGGACAGGGTCGACTCGCCCGCTTGTTACAGCATCAGATTCGTTCCTTCTATGATTCGAAAGCCTGGGTGCCGTTACTCAAGTTTCACACCGACTATCAAGACGCCTTTCAGCTGGTGCCCTTGGAACGGGAGCGTCTCTTCATAGTGGCGCAAGCCTATCAGCAGGTGAACCTTCCGGCAGAAGCCTGGCATTGGTATGACCAACTCTTAAAGGAGTACCCTGACAGTCCCCTTCGGGAAGACATTCGTCTTCAGCAGGTGGTGGTTGCTCAGGAACAGGGAAACACATCTTGGGTGCGAGAGGCGGGGGCGTCCTATCTCCGGGAGTTTCCCAACGGCCAGGGGCGTGGGCGGGTGGAGACCATTCTTGCCTTGGAAGCTCTCACGGACAAACGTTATGAAGAAGCCATACAAGCTTTCTCGGCGGCTCTCCAGCATGTGGACGGTGAAATGGAGCAACGATATGTGCTCCGGAATCGGGCAGGCGCCTATCGAGCGCTCGGGCGGATGGAGTCCATGGTGCAAGACCTCCGACGGGTGGTGTCTATTCAACCCACGCAGGTTTCCGATGTCCTCCGTTTGGGGGATGCCATGTTTGATCATGGGGATTATGTCGAAGCCCAGCATCAGTACGATCAAGTCCTGGCCTATGAGGCGCCGCCGGCCTTGCACACCTGGGCCAAATATCGGTTAGCGGCCTCGCTTGAATACATGGGAAAGCCGGATGAAGCGGCCGCGCTGCTCGCTGAAATCCGTCAATTACAAACCCGTTCTCCAGAATTGGAACATACGATTCGTTCAGCTGCCACGGCGGTGTTGGATGAAATGTCCTCAAAAGAAATTCCACCAACCAGGATACCCGATGCCCCAATTCAATCCTAA